The following are encoded together in the Malaya genurostris strain Urasoe2022 chromosome 3, Malgen_1.1, whole genome shotgun sequence genome:
- the LOC131437787 gene encoding vacuole membrane protein 1 → MPRVRKPNAVKANNLKFSDGEAKTRKLPLKTENLVLWKSPLRTLKYAAMELVSLLQHYGKRLMLHRKLVMMFAILLTIMFIICQMPGYHQQYVQLVKAKGLFIIYWAGLGVLSSVGLGTGLHTFILYLGPHIASVTLAAYECNSLDFPEPPYPNEIVCPDDENCSVMPSIWNIMAKVRFEAFLWGAGTALGELPPYFMAKASRLSGTDQNDPMNQIEELLERKQHGEKLNLFERGKVMMEKFVEKVGFMGILLCASIPNPLFDLAGITCGHFLVPFWTFFGATLIGKAIVKMHIQKIFVIIAFNENLVDKAVDMLVLIPVIGRKLQEPFKAFLQNQKNRLHKGTSLPQNSSNIIQSVFEYFVIFMVCFFISSIISSLAQNYHKKLRNPKKNV, encoded by the coding sequence ATGCCTCGCGTCAGGAAACCAAATGCAGTAAAGGCAAATAACCTCAAGTTTTCAGATGGTGAGGCGAAAACTCGAAAGCTGCcactgaaaacagaaaatttggtATTGTGGAAATCACCTTTGAGAACTTTGAAGTATGCGGCAATGGAGTTAGTGTCCTTGTTACAACACTATGGGAAAAGACTGATGCTTCACCGAAAGCTTGTGATGATGTTCGCTATTCTGTTAACTATAATGTTCATAATATGTCAAATGCCCGGTTATCACCAGCAATATGTTCAGCTAGTTAAGGCGAAAGgattatttataatttattgGGCTGGACTTGGAGTACTTTCATCTGTTGGTCTTGGAACGGGTCTTCATACATTCATCTTATATTTAGGACCTCATATTGCCAGTGTGACGTTGGCGGCTTACGAATGTAACTCTCTAGACTTTCCGGAACCACCGTACCCTAATGAAATCGTATGTCCCGATGATGAAAATTGCAGTGTCATGCCCTCAATTTGGAATATTATGGCGAAAGTGAGGTTTGAAGCATTTCTATGGGGAGCAGGAACAGCACTCGGTGAACTTCCACCGTACTTTATGGCGAAAGCATCTAGACTGTCCGGAACGGATCAAAACGACCCCATGAACCAAATAGAAGAGCTCCTGGAACGAAAGCAGCACGGTGAAAAGTTGAACCTTTTTGAACGTGGTAAAGTGATGatggaaaaatttgtggaaaaggTAGGATTTATGGGGATTCTACTGTGTGCCAGTATTCCCAATCCGCTTTTCGATCTCGCTGGTATAACCTGTGGGCATTTTCTTGTTCCATTCTGGACATTTTTCGGAGCCACTTTGATCGGCAAAGCTATTGTCAAGATGCACATCCAGAAGATATTTGTGATTATTGCATTCAATGAAAACCTTGTCGACAAAGCAGTAGATATGTTAGTACTAATTCCGGTGATTGGTCGGAAATTACAAGAGCCATTCAAAGCTTTTctgcaaaatcagaaaaatagacTACATAAAGGAACATCTCTGCCACAAAACTCATCAAACATCATTCAAAGTGTTTTTGAATACTTTGTTATATTTATGGTGTGTTTCTTCATATCCTCTATAATTAGCTCATTAGCTCAAAATTACCACAAGAAACTTAGAAATCCAAAGAAGAAtgtctaa
- the LOC131435909 gene encoding uncharacterized protein LOC131435909, giving the protein MIGVISDISRNIAGLCRICSAPGSHSLFAKIPPYLHEHPRECPRWTMSICKLVTEVAGVDINEDDGLPQKICVLCISYLKHAYTFRRQTIDNVAALLAARYLVGLQQIEQKGDKNSMEHVIPPIVVPTEVIKAEVNDVTHRMINLAGGRPTAYQKSLDKEVMRQVLGSGVKMKKQNNAEEEQRHIDEAKQNRLQETPSITARPSYFTYTEKEFEEDDVMELDVLKENNITFSFPADYKEKKCPSCRKRFMFDDSMNEHLEECLQFKLIKFIREVYHLLFLKENRSISSFEFIRRVVFSIRKSVQHISSYDGESVDDEEVEETQPVPATEEQPLIIERSFLRNFEKLRTRYNPEGNAILSPSFPQQIDDGQSSITTGSSSISPIVIVTRCEECIATFESVTELETHNSIYHRKIPTTSITLNNQQTVFQSSPSNALPTPNDVSLIKNQLLSNTANQIDECSTIVHEENFKTILCHTCKKRFHMISQLDEHRIRCHSKSSCSQEQSAMESPSDRNKKNLNASYFYSWKME; this is encoded by the exons ATGATAGGTGTCATTTCTGATATATCGCGAAACATAGCTGGACTGTGTCGGATATGTTCGGCACCTGGATCACATAGTCTGTTTgctaaaattccgccatacctTCATGAACACCCTCGTGAATGCCCCCGCTGGACAATGTCGATCTGCAAGCTGGTAACCGAAGTGGCTGGAGTTGACATAAACGAGGATGATGGTTTGCCACAGAAAATATGCGTTCTGTGTATTTCCTATCTGAAACATGCCTATACATTCCGGCGACAGACAATTGACAATGTGGCCGCCCTACTGGCTGCACGATACTTGGTCGGGCTTCAACAGATAGAACAAAAGGGTGATAAGAATAGTATGGAGCATGTTATCCCACCGATAGTGGTTCCAACCGAGGTTATCAAGGCAGAAGTAAATGATGTCACGCACAGAATGATTAATTTGGCTGGAGGGCGACCGACCGCCTACCAAAAGTCTTTGGACAAAGAAGTGATGAGGCAAGTGCTCGGGAGTGGTGTAAAAATGAAAAAGCAAAATAACGCCGAAGAAGAACAACGACATATAGATGAAGCAAAACAGAACAG atTACAAGAAACGCCGTCAATTACTGCCAGGCCGAGCTATTTTACTTACACCGAGAAAGAATTCGAAGAAGATGATGTTATGGAGTTGGATGTTTTAAAAGAGAATAATATAACTTTCAGTTTTCCAGCAGACTACAAAGAGAAAAAATGTCCATCGTGCCGAAAGCGGTTCATGTTTGATGACTCTATGAATGAACACTTGGAAGAGTGCTTACAGTTCAAGCTCATCAAATTTATCCGAGAAGTGTATCATCTACTGTTTTTAAAGGAGAATCGTTCAATTTCTTCGTTTGAATTTATACGTCGTGTTGTTTTTTCAATCAGAAAAAGTGTTCAACACATATCTAGCTACGACGGAGAGAGTGTAGATGATGAGGAAGTGGAAGAAACACAACCGGTGCCGGCCACCGAAGAACAACCACTTATAatcgaaagatcgtttttgagaaattttgaaaagttgCGCACCCGCTATAATCCGGAGGGAAATGCAATACTGTCTCCCTCCTTCCCTCAACAAATTGATGATGGTCAGAGCTCGATAACGACGGGATCTTCATCTATATCTCCCATCGTAATAGTAACTCGCTGCGAAGAATGTATTGCAACATTCGAATCGGTAACAGAACTTGAAACGCATAATTCAATCTATCATCGCAAGATTCCAACAACTTCCATCACACTTAACAATCAGCAAACCGTTTTTCAATCATCACCATCCAATGCTCTACCAACTCCTAACGATGTatcattaataaaaaatcagCTTCTATCGAACACAGCGAACCAAATTGATGAATGTTCTACTATAGTCCATgaggaaaatttcaaaacgatccTTTGCCACACTTGTAAGAAACGCTTTCACATGATTTCACAATTGGACGAGCATCGGATTCGCTGTCATAGTAAATCGAGTTGTTCTCAAGAGCAATCAGCCATGGAGAGTCCTTCCGATCGCAATAAGAAAAATCTCAATGCCAGCTACTTCTACAGCTGGAAGATGGAATAG